From the Lolium rigidum isolate FL_2022 chromosome 2, APGP_CSIRO_Lrig_0.1, whole genome shotgun sequence genome, one window contains:
- the LOC124686492 gene encoding uncharacterized protein LOC124686492, with amino-acid sequence MSSLLRSPAIRRALLAASSGRPQGVSFLRAASGAAPAFGGEGGATVRRGLGLLTVPRRYLSGQNGQPTAPPPDQAGQALEQVQQVEELAQEVEELVQKDVDTFVELYREMRIGDHGYFERLLSNSGVPKSPSRDRFVWSCQLGIIFAGSWMVGYLKSE; translated from the exons ATGTCGTCTCTGCTGCGCTCGCCGGCCATCCGCCGCGCTCTCTTGGCCGCCTCATCGGGAAGACCTCAGGGAGTTTCCTTCCTCCGCGCTGCCTCAGGGGCAGCCCCCGCTTTTGGCGGAGAAGGGGGGGCCACCGTCCGCCGCGGTCTTGGACTCCTGACCGTGCCGCGCCGCTACCTTTCCGGACAGAACGGCCAGCCTACTGCTCCTCCCCCGGATCAG GCTGGTCAGGCGCTAGagcaagttcagcaagtggaggAACTAGCTCAGGAAGTGGAGGAACTAGTTCAGAAGGATGTTGATACATTTGTGGAGCTGTACAGAGAAATGCGCATTGGGGACCATGGCTATTTTGAGAG GCTTTTGAGTAACAGTGGGGTGCCCAAAAGCCCATCTCGTGATCGTTTCGTTTGGAGCTGTCAACTTGGAATCATATTTGCTGGGTCTTGGATGGTCGGTTACCTGAAATCTGAGTGA